AACTGTCAGTAGCTTTCGCAATTCTATAAGCACTGGGGATTTGCATCGTAACGCCCATAGCTTTTTTAAGCGAATCGGTTTTCATTAACGAAATAGCGGTTCTGCGTTGCCTTTCCTTTATTTCAGATTGGTGGAAGTTTTCAATTATCTGGGCAGCATTTTTATTGATAAGCTCCACCAATTTTTCTTCGGAAGAAGCTTTTATTATGGCTCCAATTTGTGGCTTGGCATATTCATTGGTGGCGATAGTTACTTTATCTTCTTCACTCAAAACCACATATAAAAATAGCCTGTTGCTACGGGCAAAACCGGTAAAGGCTTCAGGCGGCATTTGATTCATTGAAAAAAGCGGTTCGTCCTGTGGAAGACCGTCTGTGGGAGCTGCAAAATTATTCCGAATGGCTTCACCCACCACTCCATTCCATAAATCGTTAGGAGTAATTATTTGAAGCACATTAATGTTTCCTACAGAATCGGGAACAAGAGATTTGTCTTTGGCGCCGCTATTATTGCAAGAAGTAAATGCAACAAAAAGCGATAACAATGCAATGGTAAATAGTTTCATTTAAAGGATGTTTTTAGGGAACTATCCTTTGTGTATTTTTAGTTTAGTTCCAGGCTTTAAGTTAGTACCACTAATATCGTTCCATTTTTTGATATTTTGGACTGAAACTCCAGGAAATTTTTGAGAAATACTCCACAAAGAATCACCATTCCGGACTGTGTACGTTTTTTCTGAAGAATTACTGCTCTGCACTGCTGCGTTACTTGCAATGTTTTGAACACTTTTTCTTGGGTATATTATTAAATTCTGACCCGCCCTTAAAGTGTTGCTGCGCATGCCATTCCATTTTTTTATTTGGCTAACCCCAACTCCATAGCGTTCGGCAATTCTACCCAAATAATCGCCTCTTTTTACACGATAACGCAGTTTTTCAGGCTGTTCAAATAATTCGGGCAGTGGTTTTTCGGCTTCTTCCTGCTCTTCCTGTGCAAAGGTATAAATTGCATTTTCGTTGGTTACAAAAGTTCCTACGGCAGTAAGCGGTAAACGCAACACGTAATTTTCATTTTTTATAACAGGAATAATGCCTAGTTTATATGCAGGATTAAGAAATTCAAGTTCTTCTCTATCAAGATTGGTGAGTTTTGCAACTTGATCTAAAGTAATCTGTTGTTTAACGCGAATGGTGTCTGTAGCTACAAAAGGTATCCTCGCAGATTGTTTTTTAAAGCCGTGCTCTTGTGCATATTCAAAAATATACATAGTGGCCAAAAACGCAGGTACATAGCCAGCAGTTTCACGTGGAAGATAATTGCGCAGGCTCCAGTAATTTGTCATTCCACCAGAACGACGTATTGCTTTTGAAACATTCCCAGGACCCGAATTATAGGCTGCAAGTGCCAAATCCCAATCGTTAAAACTGTTGTTTAAGCTTTTTAAATATTTACAGGCGGCTTCGGTTGCCAGATATGGATCTGAGCGCTCATCTACATAGGAACTTACATCTAATCCAAACATTTTTCCGGTAGGAAACATAAACTGCCAAAGCCCCGTAGCACCTACTCTAGATTGAGCCTTTGGGTTTAAAGCTGATTCAATTACGGCTAAATATTTTAATTCTAGCGGCAAATTATGTTTGTCTAATTCTTGTTCAAATAATGGAAAGTAATATTCACTAAGCCCCATTAAGCGTTCCAAACCTCTGCGACGATTTTTTAAATATTGTTTGATTACACTTTCTAAAGAGGGGTTATACTCCACCTTAAACGGAGTGCGCGCATCTAACTCTTTTAAACGTTGCTTGAGTACTTCTGTGGGTAGCTCGTCATAATCAACAGGGTCAAAATTCTGATTGGCAACGCTGTTGTAAAAATCATCGAAAAGATCAGACTTGTAAAGTTCCTTTAGCCATAAGCTGTCCTTTTTACGAGCCAATGCCATATCCTTTAAGTCAAAAACTATACTATCTTTAATAGAAGTTGCCACTACAGAAGTAGGTAATTCTTCAGAAATTCTGGTTACTTTAATAGAATCAATAACCTGAATTTCCTTTGTTTGAAGCTTTTTATTCTGCTTTTTACCTTGTTGTGCAAAACTCATACCGCAGGCTAGCAACAGTATAAATGGAAGGTTTGTACTTAGTTTCATCAGCTATTAATTGTATTTGGGGATTTTAGTAAATTCGCCTGATTATTACTCCTAAAATAAAGCATCTGGCCTTATAGTAGTCAAAAATGGTAACGCATTTTTGATTAAAAAATTTTATCAAATTTAATGATTTCGCGAAATTACGCAAATTTTACACTCAAATGCCTAATATTGTGATATTTAACTTTTACTGCAACAATGCTTTTATACCGGGCAATGTTTTTCCTTCCAACATTTCCAACATTGCACCCCCACCTGTAGATACGTAACTTACACTATCCGACAGATTAAATTGTTGGACAGCCGCTACAGAATCGCCACCACCTACTAAAGAAAATGCGCCTTTTTCGGTTGCTTTGGCAATATTTTTTCCTAGCGCTTTAGTGCCTTCGGCAAACTTATCCATTTCAAAAACACCTACGGGACCGTTCCATAAAATAGTTTTGGAGTTTAGCAGTACCTGCGCAAAAATCTGGTTTGTTTCGGGTCCTACATCCAGCCCCATCCAACCATCGGGAATTGTTTTTATGTCTGAAACATTGGTATTGGCTGTTCCCGAAAAACTATCGGCAATAATAGCATCAACAGGTAGATGAACTTCCACGTGTTTGTTTTTTGCCAATTTTAAAATCTCGAGGGCCAGCTCTTGCTTATCGTCTTCTACCAACGAATTTCCAATTTTTCCACCTTGTGCTTTTATAAATGTGAAAGCCATTCCTCCGCCAATGATTAAATGGTCTATTTTATCGAGAATATTTTCAATTATTGTAATTTTTGAAGAAACCTTGGCACCGCCTATAATAGCTGTTACTGGCTTTTCATTGGATTCCAGCACCTTTTTTACATTTTCTATTTCTGAAGCCAACAATAATCCGAAACATTTATTTTCCTCAAAAAATCGGGCTATAATCGCTGTTGAAGCATGTGCGCGGTGTGCAGTTCCAAATGCATCATTTACGTAAATGTCTCCAAATTTTGAAAGCTTTTCGGCAAAATCCTGATCACCATTTGTTTCTTCCTTGTAATAACGTAGGTTTTCGAGCAATAAAATTTCGCCAGATTTTAAACTGGTTACCGCTTCTTCAACATTTGGCCCTACGCAATCATCCACAAATTTTACCTGCACTCCTAAAATTTCAGACAATGGTTTAATTATGTGCTGCAATGAAAATTCAGATTCTCTGTTTTTGGGTCTGCCCAAATGCGACATTAAAACACAACTTCCACCGTCCTCCAGAATTTTCAAAATGGTAGGTTTAGCGGCGCGTATCCGGGTAACGTCGGTAACTTTGAAATCATCGTTTAACGGTACATTAAAATCTACTCTTATTAACGCTTTCTTGCTTTTAAAATTTATGTCGTTTACAGTTTTCATCTATATAAATTTAGGCTGCAAATATACTTTTTTTAACGATTAAAATGTCTTTGGAAGCATAATCCAAAATGTCATTCTATTTTTAAAAATCTATTTTTTCAATAGATTTTTCAATCATAAAGTAAGTATTAAATTGATTAGATTTGCGAATGGATTTTTCAGAAGTAATAGGCCACGAACATATAAAATCGCATCTTTTAAAAACTATTGAAAATGGCAGAATTCCGCACGCGCAGCTGTTTTCGGGAGTTAACGGCAGTGGATTGCTGCCAATGGCCATTGCTTATGCTTCGGCCATTTTATGCAGTAAATATTCCGTAGGGAGCGCAGCCCAACTTGCGTGCAAAAACAAAGTTTCAAAATTAACGCATCCAGATTTGCATTTTGTATATCCTGTAAACACTAGCGATTATGTAAAAAAGAATGCTATTTCGGACAATTATGCCGAAGGATGGCGCAATTTCGTCCTTAACAATCCATATGCTTCATTGTTTGAATGGTTGCAAAGTCTTGGAATTGAGAATAAGCAAGGAAACATCAGCAAGTACGAGGCAGAAAGTATTTCAAAAAAATTATCGCTTAAGGCATACGAGGGTGACTATAAAGTGATGATTATTTGGATGGCAGACAATATGAACGGTGAATGTGCCAACAAAATATTAAAGCTGGTAGAAGAGCCGAATGACAAGACCGTGCTGCTACTTTTAACCGAAAAAGAAGAACAAATACTAACTACGATTAAATCGCGATGCCAAAAACTAACCTTTCCTCTGTTATCGGAAGCCGATATTTCTGAATCTTTAATTAGTAACCTACAAATAAGTGAACCATTGGCCGTTCAAACGGCTCGCAGGGCACGGGGAGACTATAATAATGCATTATTATTGCTAGACGACACTGGTGATGATGAAATATTCGAAAAATGGTTTATAAGCTGGGTACGAACTGCGTTTAGAGCCAAAGGGAATAAAACTGCCATAAACAATTTGTTAAACTGGAGTGACGATTTAGCGGGAGCGGGACGCGAAACCCAGAAAAAATTCTTAACTTATTGTATAGAGCTATTTCGCGAAGCGTTATTAGCTAATTATGGGGCAAAGTCTCTTTTATATTTTGAAGCGAATGACAGTTCGTTTTCTATATCTAAATTTGCGCCCTTTGTGCATCAAAATAATATTTTTGAAATTATTGCTGCTTTAGAAGAAGCCACTTACCACATTGAGCGAAATGGAAATGCAAAAATAATCTTCACCGATCTTTCCATTAAGTTAACTCGATTAATTCATAAAAAAGAACTAGTATAGACAGAATCTATTTTAATAGGTTTATCATAATTGATACCTATTGAAAATGACTCATTATTAGGCCGTTACAGCAAATTTTATAAATTGAATAAGATGTTTGTGCATAAATCGTGAAATAGGGCTTAAAAAGGCTTTAAATAGCCTATTTTATTCTTTTGAAGCAGTAAATGTGCGAAGAATACTCCTTGGTGCTCATTCCTTTGAAATTTGACAATAATCCGATCCAAATTGCTTTCACTGAAAATGCATTTCCTGCTTTATATTTTTCGGAAAGTAAACTCACATAAAATGAATCGAAAATCATTGGTTTAATTTTCTGCAGTTGAAAATTAGTTTTAAATAGTTTTATTATTGAATGTTTTGAAAAATGCCAAAGGTGTCTGGGCGCATCATACGCTGCCCAATATTTTCCGTAATACTTAGCATCATAACTTTTAAAATTTGGCACTGCAATAATTAAAGTGCCACTGGGCTTTACCAAATTTGCCAAAGTTCTTATTGTTTCATCTAGATCCGCCACATGCTCCAATACGTGCCAAAGCGTAACAACATCAAATTGTTCTCCAGCAAATTCATTTAAATTAGCTTTCAAACTAATTCCTTTTTTCGATGCTAAATTTAAAGCGTTTGTATTTGGTTCCGTTCCATTGACCTTCCAACCATTGTCTTTCGCTACTTTTAAAAAATCACCGGTTCCTGCGCCAACATCCAACAATGAGCCAACACTGCCATTTTGATTGCGTATTAATTTTGTTTTGTGTTTTAGCGACCATTTTTTTACCAATTGATACAAACTTGCAAACAATCCACTCTTATCATCGGTATGTGAAATATATTGGTCGCTTTCATAATATTTAGAAAGATTTTCTACTTTTGGTTGTGGAGAGGTTTTTAATAAGCCTAAGTTTTCATCTAGAAGTAAATCAAACTTTTCACCAGAGACTAAGTAATCCTTTACCGATACGTAAATGTTTGCGCGATTTTTCAAAATAAGAAAAGCTTATTTATTTTTATGAAGTTTAAAGCTAGATTTTACAAACAAGGTAATATGTTCCACGTGAAACAACATTGTTAACGCCCCATATATACAAGAAGCACGGAAACATCATTTGGAGAAACACCACTTATTCTCGAGGCCTGTGAAACTGTAGCTGGTTTAATTTTTGAAAGTTTCTCCCTTGCTTCGTACGAGAGTGATTTTAATTTTGAATAGTCAAATGAAGCAGGAATCTTTAAACCTTCGAGCCTGTTCAATTTATCGGCATTATTCTTTTCCTTGGCTATATAGCCAGAATACTTTACTTGGATTTCTGTTTGTTGAATCATTTCATCATCCAAATCGTTCTCTGAAATATATTTTGCCACCGAACCAATACCCCTCATATCCTCCATTGTAATTTCTGGACGCGAAAAGAATTTAAACATTTTATCGCTCTGCTGGACTAAAGCAGATTCACGTGCCTGAAAAATTGGATTCATTTCTTCTGGGGCAACACTTGTATCTTTAAAAAACTGTACAAATGCACTAGATTTCCTTTTCTTTTCCTCCATTTTCCGCATACGTTCTTCACCCGCCAATCCAATTTCAAAAGATTTTGGGGTTAATCTAAAGTCTGCATTGTCCTGTCTAAGTAATGTTCTATATTCTGCACGCGATGTAAACATACGGTAAGGTTCTTCCGTTCCTTTTGTAATAAGATCGTCAATTAAAACACCAATATATGCTTCGTTACGTTGTAAAATAAAGGGTTCCTTTTCACGTACTTTTAGATGCGCATTTATACCAGCCATTAATCCTTGCGAAGCAGCTTCTTCATACCCAGTGGTACCATTAATTTGACCAGCGAAATACAGTCCGGAAACCAATTTGGTCTCAAGTGTATGTTTTAATTGTGTTGGCGGAAAATAATCGTACTCAATAGCATACCCAGGACGGAAGAATTTTACGTTTTCAAAGCCCGCAACTTTTCTTAAGGCTTTAAACTGAATATCTTCTGGCAAGGAAGTTGAAAATCCATTTATATAATATTCTACCGTATCCCAACCTTCAGGTTCTACAAAAAGCTGATGTCTGTCTTTATCGGCAAATCGATTAATTTTATCTTCAATGGAAGGGCAATAGCGAGGACCCAAACTTTGAATAGACCCATTAAACATTGGAGATCTATTAAATCCTTCACGCAAAATATCATGCACATCCAAACTGGTATAGCTCATATGGCAAGAGCGTTGATTTTTCAATGTAGTGGTTTTATCCGAATAAGAAAATTTCTCGGGAATTTCATCTCCGGGTTGCTCTATCATTTTTGAGAAATTCAAAGAGCGTCCATCAACCCTCGGTGGGGTACCTGTTTTCATTCTACCCGCTTCAAATCCTAAATCGATTAAGTCTTTTGTAATTCCTGTTGAAGCCTTTTCGCCCGCACGTCCACCACCAAACTGTTTTTCACCAATATGAATTAGTCCGTTTAAAAAGGTTCCATTTGTAAGTACAACACTGTTGCCTTCAATTGTTAAACCTAGTGATGTTCTAACGCCTTTTATAATACCATTTTCTACGATTATGCCAGAGATCATTTCTTGATAAAAATCTAAATTTGGTGTACTTTCCAACATTAATCTCCAAGTTTCGGCAAATCGCATGCGATCACTTTGAACTCTCGGACTCCACATAGCCGGACCTTTAGATTTATTGAGCATTTTAAACTGAATGGCAGTCTTATCAGAAACAATACCGCTGTAACCTCCCATTGCATCAATTTCCCGCACAATTTGCCCTTTAGCAATTCCTCCCATAGCCGGATTGCAACTCATTTGAGCAATAGTTTGTAAGTTCATGGTAACCAACAGGGTCTTGGAACCCATGTTCGCAGCAGCGGCAGCGGCTTCAGATCCCGCATGCCCCGCACCTACCACAATTACATCATACTTTTCTTGAAACATATTCTTCCTTAATTGTTCCACGTGGAACATTTTATATAAACTAATTTTTTTTGGGGTGCAAAATTACAACAATTATCTTATTATTAATTGTTTAATCCAGATTATTGGGTTTACATTTTGAGGAGTAATTGCAGAGCCTCATCTTCCTTATTTCGCATTTGGACTACTTCCTCTTTGGTTTTATCCAAATAACCACAGAAATGTAAAATGCCATGAATAATTACCCGATTTAATTCGTCGGTAAACTCAGTTTTAAAGTCTGCAGCATTATCCGCTACGCGTTCAACAGAAATATA
This region of Aequorivita marisscotiae genomic DNA includes:
- a CDS encoding lytic transglycosylase domain-containing protein, producing MKLSTNLPFILLLACGMSFAQQGKKQNKKLQTKEIQVIDSIKVTRISEELPTSVVATSIKDSIVFDLKDMALARKKDSLWLKELYKSDLFDDFYNSVANQNFDPVDYDELPTEVLKQRLKELDARTPFKVEYNPSLESVIKQYLKNRRRGLERLMGLSEYYFPLFEQELDKHNLPLELKYLAVIESALNPKAQSRVGATGLWQFMFPTGKMFGLDVSSYVDERSDPYLATEAACKYLKSLNNSFNDWDLALAAYNSGPGNVSKAIRRSGGMTNYWSLRNYLPRETAGYVPAFLATMYIFEYAQEHGFKKQSARIPFVATDTIRVKQQITLDQVAKLTNLDREELEFLNPAYKLGIIPVIKNENYVLRLPLTAVGTFVTNENAIYTFAQEEQEEAEKPLPELFEQPEKLRYRVKRGDYLGRIAERYGVGVSQIKKWNGMRSNTLRAGQNLIIYPRKSVQNIASNAAVQSSNSSEKTYTVRNGDSLWSISQKFPGVSVQNIKKWNDISGTNLKPGTKLKIHKG
- a CDS encoding ATP-binding protein, which codes for MDFSEVIGHEHIKSHLLKTIENGRIPHAQLFSGVNGSGLLPMAIAYASAILCSKYSVGSAAQLACKNKVSKLTHPDLHFVYPVNTSDYVKKNAISDNYAEGWRNFVLNNPYASLFEWLQSLGIENKQGNISKYEAESISKKLSLKAYEGDYKVMIIWMADNMNGECANKILKLVEEPNDKTVLLLLTEKEEQILTTIKSRCQKLTFPLLSEADISESLISNLQISEPLAVQTARRARGDYNNALLLLDDTGDDEIFEKWFISWVRTAFRAKGNKTAINNLLNWSDDLAGAGRETQKKFLTYCIELFREALLANYGAKSLLYFEANDSSFSISKFAPFVHQNNIFEIIAALEEATYHIERNGNAKIIFTDLSIKLTRLIHKKELV
- a CDS encoding DUF4837 family protein, whose protein sequence is MKLFTIALLSLFVAFTSCNNSGAKDKSLVPDSVGNINVLQIITPNDLWNGVVGEAIRNNFAAPTDGLPQDEPLFSMNQMPPEAFTGFARSNRLFLYVVLSEEDKVTIATNEYAKPQIGAIIKASSEEKLVELINKNAAQIIENFHQSEIKERQRRTAISLMKTDSLKKAMGVTMQIPSAYRIAKATDSFFWMRKDLKDGTTNILVYQVPLSMINNDSTAVGDIIKIRDSIGSKLLPVEDDGQFVTEDAYAPYLFTTKIDGKFAYETKGTWEVKDDWMGGPFVNYAVRDEKNNRYLILEGFTYAPAVSKRDLQFELESILNSAKIE
- a CDS encoding phosphoglycerate kinase → MKTVNDINFKSKKALIRVDFNVPLNDDFKVTDVTRIRAAKPTILKILEDGGSCVLMSHLGRPKNRESEFSLQHIIKPLSEILGVQVKFVDDCVGPNVEEAVTSLKSGEILLLENLRYYKEETNGDQDFAEKLSKFGDIYVNDAFGTAHRAHASTAIIARFFEENKCFGLLLASEIENVKKVLESNEKPVTAIIGGAKVSSKITIIENILDKIDHLIIGGGMAFTFIKAQGGKIGNSLVEDDKQELALEILKLAKNKHVEVHLPVDAIIADSFSGTANTNVSDIKTIPDGWMGLDVGPETNQIFAQVLLNSKTILWNGPVGVFEMDKFAEGTKALGKNIAKATEKGAFSLVGGGDSVAAVQQFNLSDSVSYVSTGGGAMLEMLEGKTLPGIKALLQ
- the mnmG gene encoding tRNA uridine-5-carboxymethylaminomethyl(34) synthesis enzyme MnmG, which translates into the protein MFQEKYDVIVVGAGHAGSEAAAAAANMGSKTLLVTMNLQTIAQMSCNPAMGGIAKGQIVREIDAMGGYSGIVSDKTAIQFKMLNKSKGPAMWSPRVQSDRMRFAETWRLMLESTPNLDFYQEMISGIIVENGIIKGVRTSLGLTIEGNSVVLTNGTFLNGLIHIGEKQFGGGRAGEKASTGITKDLIDLGFEAGRMKTGTPPRVDGRSLNFSKMIEQPGDEIPEKFSYSDKTTTLKNQRSCHMSYTSLDVHDILREGFNRSPMFNGSIQSLGPRYCPSIEDKINRFADKDRHQLFVEPEGWDTVEYYINGFSTSLPEDIQFKALRKVAGFENVKFFRPGYAIEYDYFPPTQLKHTLETKLVSGLYFAGQINGTTGYEEAASQGLMAGINAHLKVREKEPFILQRNEAYIGVLIDDLITKGTEEPYRMFTSRAEYRTLLRQDNADFRLTPKSFEIGLAGEERMRKMEEKKRKSSAFVQFFKDTSVAPEEMNPIFQARESALVQQSDKMFKFFSRPEITMEDMRGIGSVAKYISENDLDDEMIQQTEIQVKYSGYIAKEKNNADKLNRLEGLKIPASFDYSKLKSLSYEAREKLSKIKPATVSQASRISGVSPNDVSVLLVYMGR
- a CDS encoding class I SAM-dependent methyltransferase codes for the protein MKNRANIYVSVKDYLVSGEKFDLLLDENLGLLKTSPQPKVENLSKYYESDQYISHTDDKSGLFASLYQLVKKWSLKHKTKLIRNQNGSVGSLLDVGAGTGDFLKVAKDNGWKVNGTEPNTNALNLASKKGISLKANLNEFAGEQFDVVTLWHVLEHVADLDETIRTLANLVKPSGTLIIAVPNFKSYDAKYYGKYWAAYDAPRHLWHFSKHSIIKLFKTNFQLQKIKPMIFDSFYVSLLSEKYKAGNAFSVKAIWIGLLSNFKGMSTKEYSSHIYCFKRIK